One stretch of Bacteroidota bacterium DNA includes these proteins:
- a CDS encoding RNA polymerase sigma factor, giving the protein MAQTDEELIEQSIAGNAIAFEQLIYRYDQDVLTIAARFTRSSDDAKDIYQETFIRVFKGLPKFQQKSEFSTWLFRIATNVCLTHKEKTKRTSTVSIEEEDNNESMSEYAVSDNETDALLHGNEISDRIEIALQELSPQQKLVFTLRHYQDYKLKEIAAMMNCAEGTVKKYLFEATLKMRTHLHDLYKQQ; this is encoded by the coding sequence ATGGCGCAAACAGACGAAGAACTTATTGAGCAATCCATTGCCGGAAATGCAATTGCATTTGAGCAGCTTATCTATCGTTATGATCAGGACGTGCTCACTATTGCAGCACGGTTCACGAGAAGTTCCGACGATGCGAAAGATATTTATCAAGAGACATTTATTCGTGTTTTTAAAGGACTGCCAAAGTTTCAACAAAAAAGCGAATTTTCAACATGGCTGTTTAGAATTGCCACAAATGTTTGTTTAACGCATAAAGAAAAAACAAAACGAACATCGACTGTATCGATAGAAGAAGAAGATAATAATGAATCTATGAGTGAATATGCTGTGAGCGATAATGAAACAGACGCACTGCTTCACGGCAATGAAATCTCAGACCGAATTGAAATTGCACTTCAGGAATTGTCGCCGCAGCAAAAATTGGTCTTTACACTGCGACATTATCAGGATTATAAACTGAAAGAAATTGCCGCAATGATGAATTGTGCAGAGGGAACAGTTAAAAAATATCTATTTGAAGCAACACTGAAGATGCGAACCCACTTACACGATCTCTACAAACAACAATGA